A stretch of the Sulfurospirillum sp. UCH001 genome encodes the following:
- a CDS encoding FAD-linked oxidase C-terminal domain-containing protein: MEIKHIDYFKNLLGDDNVYNDKAHLIAYCYDATRTRYQPDAVLFPRDENDVSNILKYCNENRIIITPRGAGSGFTGGALPANGGIILAFEKHMNKILEIDMENMVAVVQPGVINMALQKAVEAKGLFYPPDPASEEYSTIGGNVSENAGGMRAAKYGITKDYVMALRAVLPNGEIIRAGKRTIKDVAGYNIAGIIIASEGTLAVITEITLKLIAKPKMAQTAMGIFPTVDDAMNAVYKTMAAGVTPVAMEFLDNYSIRAVEQKFNKGLPVDAGAILITDVDGNTQDELTQQLNVIEKAFSENGCSGFKRAETPEESKNLWFARRNASQSITIYGSKKLNEDITVPRSKLPALLSEIDKIAKKYNVTVPCFGHTGDGNVHTNVMVDGSDPKQLEIGHHAIEEIFKATVALGGTLSGEHGIGLSKAPFMHLAFSDGEMELFRSIKKAFDPNNILNPSKMGL, from the coding sequence ATGGAAATAAAACATATTGATTATTTTAAAAACCTTTTAGGTGATGACAACGTCTATAATGACAAAGCGCATCTTATTGCGTATTGCTACGATGCAACACGTACACGCTATCAGCCTGATGCCGTTTTGTTTCCAAGAGACGAAAACGATGTCAGTAATATTTTAAAATACTGTAACGAAAATCGCATCATTATCACCCCTCGTGGTGCAGGGAGTGGTTTTACAGGAGGCGCTTTACCTGCCAATGGTGGAATTATTTTAGCCTTTGAAAAACACATGAATAAGATTTTAGAAATCGACATGGAAAACATGGTTGCGGTTGTTCAGCCTGGTGTTATCAACATGGCTTTACAAAAAGCGGTTGAAGCTAAAGGTCTTTTTTATCCACCAGATCCTGCAAGTGAAGAGTACTCAACCATCGGTGGCAATGTCAGCGAAAATGCTGGTGGTATGCGTGCTGCGAAGTATGGTATCACAAAAGATTATGTTATGGCATTGCGTGCTGTTCTGCCTAATGGCGAAATTATTCGTGCTGGAAAGCGTACTATCAAAGATGTTGCAGGCTATAACATTGCTGGTATTATCATTGCCAGTGAAGGTACACTTGCCGTCATTACAGAAATTACGCTCAAACTTATCGCTAAGCCTAAAATGGCGCAAACAGCGATGGGTATTTTTCCAACCGTTGATGATGCTATGAACGCTGTTTATAAAACAATGGCAGCAGGTGTTACACCGGTAGCGATGGAATTTTTAGATAATTACTCCATTAGAGCGGTTGAGCAAAAATTCAACAAAGGCTTACCTGTAGATGCAGGCGCTATTTTGATTACTGATGTAGATGGCAATACGCAGGATGAACTCACGCAACAACTCAATGTCATCGAAAAAGCATTTAGTGAGAATGGATGCAGTGGCTTTAAGAGAGCAGAAACACCGGAAGAGTCTAAAAATCTCTGGTTTGCAAGACGTAATGCGAGCCAATCCATCACCATTTACGGTAGCAAAAAACTCAATGAAGACATCACTGTGCCACGCAGTAAACTTCCTGCACTCTTAAGTGAAATTGATAAAATCGCTAAAAAATACAATGTTACCGTACCGTGCTTTGGACATACTGGCGATGGTAATGTTCATACGAATGTTATGGTAGATGGAAGCGATCCTAAACAACTAGAAATTGGGCATCATGCGATTGAAGAGATCTTTAAAGCCACTGTTGCTTTGGGTGGAACACTCAGTGGTGAACATGGCATAGGACTTAGTAAAGCACCATTTATGCACTTAGCATTTTCTGATGGTGAGATGGAACTTTTCCGCTCTATCAAAAAAGCATTCGATCCAAACAATATACTAAACCCTTCAAAAATGGGACTATAA
- a CDS encoding YihY family inner membrane protein: protein MLSAKNCVEFFKKLRDVELAHYASSLSFHTILALIPILLITFSIFTKMPLFEVYYEKLQSFIFSSLIPTQQDVMIHYLRDFMANTGNMGIVGIIFVLYISIMFFLDYEKIVSKIFEIPSRSFWEALSTYWTMVTLMPLGLIIFFYSSSLVQEILESSEVTSSINLVRFTPYFIVWGLYFIMYSVSAKIKIHLKSALLSSFVASLFWYISKILFVYYVTYNKTYLSIYGSFSILLFFFLWIYFSWFIYLYGLKFCFLLNEKETEKSKA, encoded by the coding sequence GTGTTAAGCGCTAAAAATTGTGTCGAATTTTTCAAAAAGCTTAGAGACGTAGAACTTGCACACTACGCCTCTTCGCTTAGTTTTCACACGATTTTAGCGCTAATTCCTATTCTACTTATTACCTTTAGCATTTTCACGAAAATGCCTCTTTTTGAAGTTTATTATGAAAAACTTCAAAGCTTTATTTTTAGCTCTCTTATACCAACACAACAAGATGTGATGATCCACTATCTGCGTGATTTTATGGCAAATACAGGCAATATGGGCATTGTAGGAATCATTTTTGTACTTTACATTTCCATCATGTTCTTTTTAGATTATGAAAAAATTGTTAGTAAAATTTTCGAAATTCCATCACGTAGCTTTTGGGAAGCGCTCTCAACCTATTGGACGATGGTCACCCTTATGCCATTAGGACTTATTATCTTCTTTTACAGCTCATCTTTGGTTCAAGAAATCTTAGAAAGCAGTGAAGTCACTAGTTCTATTAACCTTGTTCGATTTACCCCTTATTTTATCGTGTGGGGATTGTATTTCATCATGTACAGTGTTTCTGCTAAAATAAAAATTCATCTCAAAAGTGCCCTACTTTCTTCTTTTGTAGCTTCACTGTTTTGGTATATTTCCAAAATTCTTTTTGTTTATTATGTAACGTACAATAAAACCTATTTAAGTATTTATGGCTCTTTTAGTATTTTACTTTTCTTCTTTTTATGGATCTATTTTTCGTGGTTTATTTATTTGTACGGATTGAAATTTTGCTTTTTATTGAATGAAAAAGAGACTGAAAAAAGCAAAGCCTAA
- a CDS encoding ComEC/Rec2 family competence protein codes for MCIASISLSIEFYHFKKLTQSSIYMDKATVLNHYTKTNEKGKSYDVFKLRLDDGGVEVYTTLWHQTSIPLKSRVKVKLKVDKVMFYDYLKGFYAPSTALYEIYEDDPPLDVKPLYRWIDNQHENEKIAELYKTLLFATPISKELRDEVQKWGISHLIAISGYNVGVISFLLFFFLKPLYQFFQSRYFPYRNATADLTIVVLSVLFVYMMIIDFVPSFLRAFAMSVLGFFFYSRGIKVISFETLGLTTLGLLALFQSLAFSLSFWFSVAGVFYLFLFLHHFSHLNRWILLGLIDLGVFFLMLPIVHTFFSVFTFLQLTTPLTSVVFIVFYPLGLFLHLINCGGILDTYLLSFLAVDAHTYDLSFPWWILVVYVGVSLVAIRYRLALYACLGFAFFSLFFIQ; via the coding sequence GTGTGTATAGCATCTATTTCTCTTAGTATTGAATTCTACCACTTTAAAAAACTTACTCAATCATCCATTTATATGGATAAAGCAACTGTTCTCAATCATTATACGAAAACGAATGAAAAAGGGAAATCGTATGATGTGTTCAAACTGAGATTAGATGATGGTGGCGTAGAGGTATATACGACATTATGGCATCAAACATCTATACCACTGAAGAGTCGTGTGAAAGTCAAACTCAAAGTAGATAAAGTGATGTTTTATGACTATCTTAAAGGCTTTTATGCGCCTTCTACTGCTTTGTATGAAATTTATGAAGATGATCCACCACTTGATGTAAAACCACTTTATCGCTGGATCGACAATCAACACGAAAATGAAAAAATAGCAGAGCTTTATAAAACACTTCTTTTTGCGACGCCTATATCAAAAGAGCTCCGCGATGAGGTCCAAAAATGGGGCATTTCGCATCTTATTGCTATTAGTGGATACAATGTAGGTGTGATTTCATTTTTACTTTTCTTTTTTTTAAAGCCACTTTATCAATTTTTTCAAAGTCGTTATTTTCCCTATCGTAATGCCACAGCAGATTTGACGATAGTTGTACTAAGCGTCTTGTTTGTTTACATGATGATTATAGATTTTGTACCCTCGTTTTTAAGGGCGTTTGCGATGAGTGTTTTAGGGTTTTTCTTCTATTCAAGAGGTATCAAAGTAATCTCTTTTGAAACACTAGGACTTACAACGTTAGGACTTTTAGCACTTTTCCAAAGCCTTGCATTCTCACTTTCATTTTGGTTTTCAGTGGCAGGAGTGTTTTATCTTTTTCTTTTTTTACACCATTTTTCTCATCTTAATCGTTGGATATTACTCGGTCTAATTGATTTAGGTGTATTTTTTCTCATGCTTCCTATTGTGCATACATTTTTTTCTGTTTTTACATTTTTACAGCTCACGACACCTTTAACGAGTGTGGTATTTATTGTTTTTTACCCGTTAGGTCTATTTTTACATCTTATCAATTGTGGTGGAATTTTAGATACGTATTTGTTGTCGTTTTTAGCCGTTGATGCGCATACGTATGATCTTAGCTTTCCATGGTGGATTTTGGTTGTATATGTGGGAGTTTCTCTCGTTGCCATACGCTATAGATTAGCGCTTTATGCGTGTTTAGGCTTTGCTTTTTTCAGTCTCTTTTTCATTCAATAA
- a CDS encoding replicative DNA helicase: MSNLHNVNIERSVLSSILFNPATFEDVAAVISAKDFYLPSHRYIYEAMEACEREDLPIDEEFIKKKLNQQGRFDEDAMLEILSTNPLPATKAYVEEIREKAIKRELVQLTGDIKEIAVEKDLPSTEVVDLVQQKLYQITQESGSKEFRESPEMTHATIAHIHEMKKRGNSGVVGVDTGFAELNRLTTGFGEGDLIIVAARPAMGKTAFCLNLAQNALDRSGGVAIFSLEMPAEQLMLRMLSAKTSIPLQKLKVGDMSDEQWGRLTSAADEMSKKKFFVDDNGSVDIHKVRAKLRKLKSLHPEISLAIIDYLQLMNSAGNKDRHLEVSEISRGLKLLARELNIPIIALSQLNRGLESRGDKRPMLSDLRESGAIEQDADMILFVYRDDVYRIREEKEKEQKARTEGKEYKSNFFEKPEELAEVIVGKNRNGPVGVANLVFQKACTRFVDGGNKIPVEIVYSDASLDVKEAKISLPPL, encoded by the coding sequence ATGAGCAATCTGCACAATGTCAATATTGAGCGCTCGGTTTTAAGCTCCATTTTATTCAATCCTGCGACGTTTGAAGATGTTGCGGCAGTCATTTCTGCGAAAGATTTTTATCTACCAAGTCATCGTTATATTTATGAAGCAATGGAAGCATGTGAGAGAGAAGACCTGCCCATTGATGAAGAGTTCATCAAGAAAAAGCTAAACCAACAAGGGCGTTTTGATGAAGATGCAATGTTGGAGATTCTCTCGACCAATCCATTGCCTGCAACTAAAGCATATGTTGAAGAGATTCGTGAAAAAGCAATTAAACGTGAGTTGGTACAATTAACAGGTGATATCAAAGAGATAGCTGTTGAAAAAGATTTGCCTTCGACTGAAGTGGTAGATTTGGTGCAACAAAAACTGTATCAAATTACCCAAGAAAGTGGTAGTAAAGAGTTTCGTGAATCTCCGGAAATGACGCATGCAACCATAGCGCATATCCATGAGATGAAAAAACGTGGTAATTCAGGCGTTGTTGGTGTTGATACGGGCTTTGCAGAACTTAACCGTCTTACCACAGGTTTTGGCGAAGGCGATCTCATTATCGTAGCGGCACGTCCTGCGATGGGTAAAACTGCTTTTTGTCTTAACTTGGCACAAAATGCACTTGATCGTAGTGGTGGCGTTGCTATCTTTTCTCTTGAGATGCCAGCTGAACAGTTAATGTTAAGGATGCTCAGTGCTAAAACGTCCATTCCTCTTCAAAAGCTCAAAGTAGGTGATATGAGTGATGAGCAGTGGGGAAGACTTACAAGCGCTGCTGATGAGATGTCAAAAAAGAAATTTTTTGTGGATGATAATGGTTCCGTGGATATCCATAAAGTGCGTGCAAAACTACGTAAGCTTAAATCACTGCATCCTGAAATTTCATTAGCGATTATCGACTACTTGCAGTTGATGAACTCTGCTGGCAATAAAGACCGTCACTTAGAAGTGAGTGAGATCAGCCGTGGGCTAAAACTTTTAGCCAGAGAACTCAATATACCGATCATTGCGCTTTCTCAGCTTAACCGTGGACTTGAGAGTCGTGGTGATAAACGTCCAATGCTCAGCGACCTTAGAGAGTCAGGGGCTATTGAACAAGATGCCGATATGATTTTGTTTGTTTACCGTGATGATGTTTATCGTATTCGTGAAGAAAAAGAGAAAGAGCAAAAAGCAAGAACCGAAGGTAAAGAGTACAAAAGTAATTTCTTTGAAAAACCCGAAGAGCTTGCTGAGGTTATTGTCGGCAAAAACAGAAATGGACCTGTTGGTGTTGCCAATCTAGTCTTTCAAAAAGCATGTACGCGCTTCGTAGATGGTGGCAATAAAATCCCTGTTGAAATCGTCTATAGCGATGCTAGTTTAGATGTCAAAGAAGCAAAAATAAGTTTGCCTCCACTGTAA
- the ispG gene encoding flavodoxin-dependent (E)-4-hydroxy-3-methylbut-2-enyl-diphosphate synthase, whose protein sequence is MIKRYPTKQIFVGNVPVGGNAKIPVQSMTFSKTHNVEATVEQIRRLHFAGCDIVRVAVPDYEDANALKAIKEQSSLPIVADIHFNYRLALIAAEVVDCIRINPGNIGNKERVKEVVKACNERNIPIRIGVNSGSLEKEFDEKYGPTAKGMVESALYNIKYLEDLGFTNMKVSLKASDVERTVEAYRMLRPLVEYPFHLGVTEAGTLFHSTIKSSIALGTLLLEGIGDTMRVSITGELEEEIKVGRAILKDSGVEAEGLNIISCPTCGRLEANLVNAVAEVERRTKHIKAPLNISVMGCVVNAIGEAKHADVAIAFGKGQGLVMVKGEVVAKLKEEDLVDKFLEAVELAAKEYKA, encoded by the coding sequence ATGATAAAACGATACCCAACTAAACAAATTTTTGTTGGCAATGTCCCTGTGGGTGGCAATGCTAAAATCCCTGTACAGTCTATGACATTTTCTAAAACACACAATGTAGAAGCTACGGTTGAGCAAATCAGAAGGCTTCATTTTGCAGGTTGCGATATTGTGCGTGTGGCCGTGCCTGATTATGAAGATGCAAACGCACTTAAAGCCATTAAAGAGCAATCAAGTTTGCCTATAGTGGCAGATATTCATTTTAACTATCGTTTGGCACTGATTGCGGCTGAAGTTGTAGATTGTATTCGTATCAATCCTGGCAATATTGGCAATAAAGAGCGTGTGAAAGAGGTCGTTAAAGCGTGTAATGAACGCAATATTCCTATTCGCATTGGCGTAAACAGTGGAAGCTTAGAAAAAGAGTTTGACGAGAAGTATGGACCAACGGCAAAAGGTATGGTGGAATCAGCTCTTTATAATATCAAGTACCTTGAAGATCTTGGTTTTACCAATATGAAAGTCTCCCTAAAGGCTAGCGATGTAGAACGCACTGTTGAGGCGTACCGTATGCTGCGTCCTCTTGTGGAGTATCCATTTCATTTAGGGGTAACAGAAGCAGGAACCTTGTTTCATTCGACCATTAAATCTTCCATCGCATTAGGAACACTGTTACTTGAAGGCATTGGTGATACGATGAGAGTTTCCATAACCGGAGAACTCGAAGAAGAGATCAAAGTAGGTCGTGCTATTTTAAAAGACAGTGGTGTAGAAGCTGAAGGGCTTAACATCATCTCATGTCCGACATGTGGGCGTTTAGAGGCTAATCTTGTCAATGCCGTTGCTGAAGTTGAACGTCGTACAAAACATATCAAAGCACCTCTTAATATCTCTGTTATGGGATGTGTAGTCAATGCTATTGGTGAGGCAAAACATGCAGATGTCGCTATCGCTTTTGGAAAAGGGCAAGGACTCGTGATGGTCAAAGGTGAAGTGGTTGCAAAACTCAAAGAAGAAGACCTTGTTGATAAATTTTTAGAAGCTGTTGAGCTTGCGGCTAAGGAGTATAAGGCATGA